In Deltaproteobacteria bacterium, the sequence CCATCCGCACTACGACCGCCTGATCGCCGCGGCCCGCCGGGAGCCGCCGCTGCGGGTGGCGGTGGTGCACCCGGCGAATGACGTCTCGGTGCAGGCCGCGATGGAGTCGGCCCGGCTGGGCCTCACCCGGCCGGTGCTGGTGGGGCCGCGGGCCAAGATCGAGGCCGCCTCCCAGGCGGCGGGGTTGGATCCCAGCGGGCTGCACATCGTGGATGCGCCGCACAGCCACGCGGCCGCAGAGCAAGCGACGGCGATGGCGCTGCGGGGCGAGGTCGACGCGCTGATGAAGGGCAGCCTGCACACCGACGAGCTGATGGGGGCGGTGGTGCGGCGCGAGGGCGGGCTGCGCACCTCGCGTCGAATCAGCCACTGCTTCGTCATGGACGTGCCCCACCACGCCGAGCCGCTGATCATCTCGGACGCGGCCATCAACATCGTGCCCACCCTGGAGGACAAGGTGGACATCGTGCAGAACGCGATCGATC encodes:
- a CDS encoding phosphate acetyltransferase, producing the protein MSDETPSARPHPHYDRLIAAARREPPLRVAVVHPANDVSVQAAMESARLGLTRPVLVGPRAKIEAASQAAGLDPSGLHIVDAPHSHAAAEQATAMALRGEVDALMKGSLHTDELMGAVVRREGGLRTSRRISHCFVMDVPHHAEPLIISDAAINIVPTLEDKVDIVQNAIDLARALHLSPVRVALLSSVETVNPKVPSTIDAAALCKMADRGQITDAVLDGPLAMDNAIDLEAARIKGLTSSVAGRANVLIVPDLDAGNMLAKSLTFLGGALTAGIVLGTRVPIILTSRADSQEARLASCAVATMLVKAGREGLIKAVG